A section of the Helicobacter pylori genome encodes:
- a CDS encoding HU family DNA-binding protein encodes MNKAEFIDLVKEAGKYNSKREAEEAINAFTLAVETALSKGESVELIGFGKFETAEQKGKEGKVPGSDKTYKTEDKRVPKFKPGKILKQKVGEGK; translated from the coding sequence ATGAACAAAGCGGAATTTATTGATTTGGTTAAAGAAGCGGGTAAATACAACAGCAAAAGAGAAGCTGAAGAAGCGATCAACGCCTTTACTCTAGCGGTAGAAACAGCTTTAAGCAAGGGTGAGAGCGTGGAGTTGATTGGTTTTGGCAAATTTGAAACCGCAGAGCAAAAAGGCAAAGAAGGTAAAGTGCCAGGAAGCGATAAAACTTATAAAACTGAAGACAAACGAGTGCCTAAATTCAAACCCGGCAAAATCCTTAAACAAAAAGTTGGAGAAGGCAAGTAA